A single region of the Branchiostoma lanceolatum isolate klBraLanc5 chromosome 1, klBraLanc5.hap2, whole genome shotgun sequence genome encodes:
- the LOC136428886 gene encoding protein lin-28 homolog A-like isoform X1: protein MAEALRPSDVTTGGAEDPGEGPDYSGSGVCKWFDVSKGFGFITPDGGGDDIFVYQKVIRKGGFRSLGEGERVEFTYKVSEKGLEATLVTGPGGAEVEGSKRRPRPVAQRRRGNRCYNCGEIGHHAKDCTLEPQPKRCHICKSDDHLKKDCPQRDREEERTRKTQGERDNSNNSDSQDHVQEGPAAAAH, encoded by the exons GGGGAGCCGAGGACCCCGGGGAGGGCCCGGACTACAGCGGCTCCGGCGTCTGCAAATGGTTCGACGTGTCCAAGGGCTTCGGCTTCATCACACCCGACGGGGGAGGCGACGACATCTTCGTCTACCAA AAAGTAATCAGGAAAGGAGGCTTCCGCAGCCTTGGAGAGGGAGAACGTGTGGAATTTACCTACAAGGTCTCAGAAAAGGGACTGGAGGCCACATTGGTAACGGGACCAGGGGGCGCGGAGGTCGAGGGAAGCAAACGAAGACCAAGACCTGTTGCACAAAGAAGAAGAGGGAACAG GTGTTACAACTGTGGTGAAATAGGGCACCATGCGAAAGACTGCACACTGGAACCGCAGCCCAAGAGATGTCACATTTGCAAGTCGGACGACCATCTGAAAAAGGACTGTCCCCAGAGGGACAGGGAGGAGGAGAGAACTAGGAAGACTCAGGGTGAAAGAGACAACAGTAACAACAGTGACAGTCAGGATCATGTGCAGGAAGgtccagctgctgccgcacacTGA
- the LOC136428886 gene encoding protein lin-28 homolog A-like isoform X2: MASGGAEDPGEGPDYSGSGVCKWFDVSKGFGFITPDGGGDDIFVYQKVIRKGGFRSLGEGERVEFTYKVSEKGLEATLVTGPGGAEVEGSKRRPRPVAQRRRGNRCYNCGEIGHHAKDCTLEPQPKRCHICKSDDHLKKDCPQRDREEERTRKTQGERDNSNNSDSQDHVQEGPAAAAH, translated from the exons GGGGAGCCGAGGACCCCGGGGAGGGCCCGGACTACAGCGGCTCCGGCGTCTGCAAATGGTTCGACGTGTCCAAGGGCTTCGGCTTCATCACACCCGACGGGGGAGGCGACGACATCTTCGTCTACCAA AAAGTAATCAGGAAAGGAGGCTTCCGCAGCCTTGGAGAGGGAGAACGTGTGGAATTTACCTACAAGGTCTCAGAAAAGGGACTGGAGGCCACATTGGTAACGGGACCAGGGGGCGCGGAGGTCGAGGGAAGCAAACGAAGACCAAGACCTGTTGCACAAAGAAGAAGAGGGAACAG GTGTTACAACTGTGGTGAAATAGGGCACCATGCGAAAGACTGCACACTGGAACCGCAGCCCAAGAGATGTCACATTTGCAAGTCGGACGACCATCTGAAAAAGGACTGTCCCCAGAGGGACAGGGAGGAGGAGAGAACTAGGAAGACTCAGGGTGAAAGAGACAACAGTAACAACAGTGACAGTCAGGATCATGTGCAGGAAGgtccagctgctgccgcacacTGA